AACGATAGTCTGATATATAGCTTGTTTTCGCTTTCCTTTTGTTCGTTAACAAGCCAGAATTCGCTGTGATAATCAGTTACCTAAACAACTTGAcagaatgaaatgaaaattattgtCCCTTACAGTTAAAGTTATCCACGATTCACAGCAAGTCAGAAACAGAACATCGTTGtttcaataattcaaaatattattgattacaGAAAGAATACATTTTATAGTGTATATGAAAGAGACACTGTAACAAGCAACCCCATAAATCTTTACATGTCAAAGCCATCAATTATCTCCACACAAGGGATGTGGGATATCAATGGCCAGTACACTCTATTCTCCTTGGAGCAGCGCTGTGTCAGTAACAGACAATCCCTGATGCTGAATCTTCCTAGTGCACGACGTAGGCATTTCCTAGGCAAGGACTAATTAAATTTAGGACAATCAACAATTTCTAGCTCTTCTAGAGATGCAAGACTTTGGAGCTGCATGGATAGAGATTCCAAATTTGGAAGTCTTCCAATCCAGACGGAAGTAAGAGTTGTATGAAGCAGACACTCCTCATCTGGAAAGGTTACAGTGTCAACATCCACCAGCTATGCTAAAATCTCTAAGAAAGGCTAGACTTTGCAAGTTCCACTTTGACAGGTGCCCATCTAGATTGTCGCAATCCCAGATCTCAAGTGATATCAGGTTTGGAGGTAGATCGCCATTTGGAAAGGATTCAAGAGCTATGCAGCTACAAATTGTCAGTTCCAGCAGAGATGTGAGTTTTCGCATCTCATTGGACAGAGACTTGAGCTTTTTGCAGTTGTATACATTCATCATTCTAAGTTTAGGGAGGAAGGGACCAACTCCTGGAAAGCACTTGATATCAGAACAATGGCTTAAATTTAATTCAGTAAGATGCTTGAAGCTGCTAGGACACTCAGGAAAGCTTGTCAGAAATGTATTGAAGGGACATATCATCATGCAGTATGCTTTCTGAAAGTGCTTCAATTGGAAAAAATCCCAAACTCTTAGCGTCTTGATTTGACTTGGTAATTTCCAAGCTGGAAAATTAAGATGTGATAGATGGACAAACAATAATCTCCAAGTTCTCAAAATGATACAAGGTGCCAGGGAGAGATTTTCATTGTGCATAGTCCCCTCAAGTAGAGACCATAATTATGTACAGTATCGAATCTTCAACCCTTTTAACGTCAGATGTAATATCCCTCCTGGAAAGCATTCGAGCAAATTAAGGACACTCTTCTATCTCCAAGAGGAAACTTGTTCATACCATCAGGGAGAGATTTAAGAGCTTTACAACCCCAAAGTACTAGATGTCTGAGTGACGATAAAAGTCCAGCCTAAGCGATGGACACAAACTTCGAGCATGATTACGTACTTACTCAATTACCCgaatcattaaaatttattagttttaaccATTTAGATGGTGGTATAATGTGGTGGTATAGTGGTAAGAACTTGAAATtaagaggtttgtttttttctgtggTTTTAGGTTCGAGTCcttggttgctcatatgatggccactggaggcttatatgatcggtaacttcagggcccgtgtaattagtcgtggtgcgcgcaagctggcccgaacacccacgttaatctaaaaaaaatatatatatatttaatcttgTTTTCGGGGacttattgtaattttataatgcttttttattattgttgtttagttctagaaatatttttgttattttttaattaatgatgatTAATCTATTACacttgtaatttaaattttttagttttaatttcagGGGTTTGGTTGTGATttcgtaatatttttttgtttgtattgtttagCACTAGAGGTATTTTTGCTTTcgtacaaataaaaaaaaaaagagaagaaaatcttGATGCGTGCCTTGCACGTGTTAACCGTCTTCGAGCAGCGCGTGCGACTAGCTTCGATGATTTGAATCATGATTTCGCTCATCATTAGATTCATCTTgacatcccttttttttttctaggtggCACATGTATTGTAGTTGGGTCTGATTTGGTGCcaatttgccttttttttctttttttttctctcagaTTGCTTGTTGGCCATGCAAAAAATTATACCagctcttcaatttttttttttgttttgattcagacattcttcttttaattactattgttttatttacaataattatttctaattcaattttattttttatttcaacccttgtgttttgatcttgttaattttttttatcaaatttggtactcattcttttaattgttatttttttgttttgaatcattttcttgattgatttgtttttcaatttcatccccaagcatttattttcatttaattttcatgtcaaatttggtcctaattcttttaattaattactatttttttaatcattttcttaattggtttgttttttcaattttttttctaaacatttaattttatttacttttatgttgaatttagtcataattcttttaattgctatttgttttgttttacattgttttttggattgatttttttttcaatttcatctttcaatatttatttgattatgaatcttgatttttggtttttccgGGTTTGTCTCTAATGAGGTCACTccggtctcatgacccgggttaaaaatttaaaagataagacCGAGTCAACtttagtgtttttttcaaatatttttttcgcagtatttttttcggttttctatTTATGGGGTCATCTCAATTTGATGTCCTTGATCatgtttttgatttgttgacatGGGTTGGCTACTAGGTTCGCTTGAgactttttttaaatctttttttatatctttccaTCATATCAGCAGGTGTACATTCCTTACATTTTGTTGACGTGTTCAactttgcataatatttttttatgttgtgggtttattcatttagttttatttgtatttatcgtTTATGTCATAGGTTTCTTAGgtttgatttatcttttatttatttaaataactaaGTTTAGTAAATACAATCAGATAAAAagtcttatttttataatttgtttcttggTTACTgttaatgacatttttttttacataaatggttatcaatatatttaattagatgattgGATACCTAGTATTTagttagaaaattgaaaaaatagtcTGAGGAGTCCACTTGCCCAggccttatttttttaatttttttaaaaggtatcTCCTTAAtgctttgaaaacaaataacagACAACCAGTTACTTGCAAAACTAAGATTCCAGCGACTAGAAAATCATGCTGGTCTATTTCAGATCAAGAGAAACTTATTTTCAACCatattttgatctgaaaaaactaaaaaacaccctaaacacctttaaaaacatattcataGCCTTTAACAATTCAGAAATTAGCTCAAAAACCCATAATCaacctgaaataaaaattattttcgagttcaaatctACCATTTCAAACAagtttaaagggaaaaaaacactttgtatAAACTTTCTCCATCAAAAGAAACTTATTGACACAAAAACCACTTATTTTTTGTGGCCGGAATCCGTCTCAACCAAGACTTTTTTTCTCTGCCACTGGAATCCCAATACTTTATCTCTCATCTATCAAATTAGGGACCAAAAACCCATAAtcaacatgaaataaaaattattttcgagttcaaatctACCATTTCAAACAagtttaaagggaaaaaaacactttgtatAAACTTTCTCCATCAAAAGAAACTTATTAACACAAAAACCACTTATTTTTTGTGGCCGGAATCCGTCTCAACCAAGACTTTTTTTCTCTGCCACTGGAATCCCGATACTTTTTCTCTCATCTATCAAATTAGggaccaaaaaacaaaataaatgagatttgagactaaaattgaattttataaattgttaagaatttaaagttaatttataatttgaaaaattagaggATCAAAGTTTACATGTATTCCCAAGTTTAGAAAAACACCTCTTTTTAGTGCTTTTTCATTGTAGTTCTCTTTCTTTAAACTTTGCTCTTTCTTAATAAATATGCTTTAATTGACTCTGGGGAGTGCATGATAATAAGAAAGGGGGACTAAAAAAAGACAAGTCACCGGGAAATCCACGATAATTTGTTCCTTGTTTAACATTGAAATGGAGAACATTACATTTTCCCATGATTTTTAGAGTATttcttaattcttaattaatgaCCAGGCTTCGTTGCAACAGTTAAAATAACCATAAAACAAGAAGCAGCAAGAACAAAGGAACACCAAAATGCACTAGGCAAGTCTCGTGACAATAGACTGCAAAACTTGCTTCTGCAAGTGTTTCTTCGTCCAGCAAAACTCATTGCTCCAGTCACTAACCATCCTATTGCTGCCACAAAACTGAAGAATCTGTTGCCAAATTCTTCCAGTAACCACATAAGTAAAGAACATGGACCAGTTGTTCATTGCTCCAGTCACTAATTAACCATCCTTCATCCAGTTGTTCTAAAAGAATttggcttataaaaaaaataccagtcCATGTTCTCAGTACTATGCGTGCATGATCACCAACAGGAGGAAACTGATCTTATTGGAAACATATACATGGAACTAATTTCTGAGACATATATACTCTAAACAATAACCCTAAATTTAGGTAGTGCAGATATGCTCTATGAACAGCCAAGACTATGCCTGTGTTCACAGAAATGATATATCCATCTATATAGGTAGACTAATATATCTTATCACAAACCTGAACCTATATAGCTACAACCCCTACCACAAATCAAACCTGAATAATACCACCAGGGAGACTACATTTCTTTCTGCTTATAGAAGTAGTCAAAATACTTGTGAGGCCCTATTTATGTGCCCAGTGTGATGAATGGATGAACGACAAATAGAAAACTTTGCAAGACTTTCTATGTATAGAAAACCTACCTAACACATCATCATCAATGTTTGGGATAAAACTTCATCTTGCCACTCAAAATTTAGCAAGACCTCCGAGGAGGCTGGTTAGAACTTAAAACCCACAATTGTTGATGTACAGGGAGAACTTGATACCTGAAAGAATCATGCATGACTTGATAAAAAACATCGATTGGTGATAGTAAAAAACCCTAGGCCTATATCCACAACATAACTAACTCATCCTTGTCAAATTTTCAGTCCTTTTGAGAGGTGGAACAATTGCAGAAGTGATCTCCTCAAAATGGGAAAGAAGATGATCCGATCCCAAAAGCACGCATGGTTTCTTTCTGCCCTAGGATACATGAAGTGAGTTGTCCAAAGAGGTAAAGACTGCTCAAATCATGAGGTGGGTTGCTTTTCACCTCACCATCAATTAGGTGCAAACTAATagaaataacaatatattagcAGTAAAGCAGTAACAATAAATTAGAAGCTAGGATATTCCACCATTAATTTATTTCTGAGCGCAGATTATCATACAAGTAAAAGGCTACTAGGAGTAGAAATGAACAAACTGTGCCTGTAAAACAAAATAGGAAAGTGCAAGCACGGAAATTAACAAAATCTATTTCTGGTATGTGCATACTGGCTCCTTAAATTTGCATAAGGTCCTCCTTCAATTGTTAATGATGCCTGTGCTGGTTAATCAAGAGCCCCAGATTTGTTTAAAGAAATACTGCTTAATTATGCTATTACAAATAATCACCTACCTTTTACCGATCTTAATTACCATTGTTTACCACTCGTCCTCGTATACCTCACAATTTCATTTATATCTTCTCCCATTCGGTATAGTGAGTAGAAAGCAGCCTGCCCCCAAAATGTTTTGCAGCCCGTGGTAAGCCTTTACATTTTCTGGCTATTTTTTCCATAATTGCTTGAAGCTTTGGGTCTGtgtcaaaatttgattttgccTTCGCATGGTCTACAAGCATTGACAGACAATCGACATCTGATAACACCTCTAGTTGGTGAGTGGAGATCATGGCAGCCATGATTGGTGGGACGCTGTTGTTTCGCGTGGTCACAACTATTTTAACTTCAGAGCCGGCAAAGGGTTGGCATAGAAGATCCCATCGTTCAGAGTCCAGATCGCAAACATGATCTAGCACAATTAAACAGCTCTTTCCAGAAAGTTTCTCTCTTAGCTTCACCTGAAGCAAATCCAAATTATTACTCTCTCTTAGCTTCACCTGAAGCAAATCCAAATTATCACTAAAATTGCAAGCGTCAGTAACGCTCAGCAGGATTGTTCTTGTTATGCTCACAACATCAAAGTCTTTTGAATTATCAAAAACCCAAGCTCTCAAATCGAAAGCGGTGACCACTGTGTCATCATTGTACACAAGCTGAGCTAGAGTGGTCTTGCCAACCCCTTCCTTGCCACCTATAGCTACCACAAAAACCCTACCATTGATAGCTGCTTCTCCCTTCAGTAACCATCCAAGAACGACCTCTATGTCCTTCTCTCTGCCATAAACATTAGATCCATCAAGTATAGAAGTTGTAGGGGTTATTTTCCCTCCTGATCTATGATACCTGATCTCTCCACAAGTACTGTTTCTCAAATCTCTTGATCTTGTACTAATTTCCTCATTCTTGGTATCCATATCAGAACTTGGCGGTTTCAACAAACAGCAACAGATCGATTTCCCTTGACGGTGTGTGgtcatgttttgttttgaagCTTTGATCAACTGAGAGTTGTTTCTCTTGaacatcttaattttttgtgtCTAAAGGCAACTTTTCTGGGACTAGAAAATGAAGGGAAGCTGAGAGGATTTTTGGTTTGTTAAAAGCAAGAAGATATGAACTTGATAGGGTTGGAAAAGTCCGCTGAAAGAGGATTAACTAATCAAATGGGTCCTGCTGGTATGTGACGGGCAACAAGCAGTGTGGTCGTGTTCCCTGTCTACGTATATATGCTGTGGGTCATATACAtttgcgagagagagagagagggcacGTAGCTTCGATCTTGCTACGAAACCCTTGTGTTATATCACTCAAAACGCGTTTTGGTCGCTCataaaaatgtaaatgaaaTGATGAAGAATCAATAATGCCAAGAAATCTTTGCTGAATTTGTAGAAAAATTACCGTAATTCAGTTCCAACTTTAATTTGAAAAGTCTTGACCACTGATTAATGCGGTAGGGTAACTATAATTGCGGTCTGGGTTAAGTGGGTTTAAGTGGCGCGTGTGATCCAATTAGGGTTTCTGATTTGGTACTTGTAGCATGCCATCAAAACCTATCTTTCTCATGTGGCAGGTGTTTCAAAGTCTCTTCTCCACCGAcaccatttttttcattattaataatactaaacattatatatatatatatatatatatatatatatatatatatatatatatatatatatatataaaataaagaaacagtTACCTAGTAGAAACAAGCTAGAGAAAGAAATTAACGATCGATATCGAtgttaaatatatatgaaatagcAGGATCTTTAGCAATTGTTATTCTTACGAGCTTTAATAATTGGTAAATATATTTGAGCATATTACCAATCACTAGATATACTGAAAGATTATTTATATGTGGGTAGTTTTAATTTAGTGtggttgaaatttatttatatgttttaaaaaatgcaagagactaatttaattatagttttattaagttctatgaaatattaaaatctaagtataaaaaattatgattcagTAAATATATTAACCTGCCTCttagaaataaattacaaaaagtgTTAAATAGTGGTAGAATCCGATATCGTACTTGTGGGATCATctccatttatgtttttttttttttcaagtaaaccTTGGGATCTGATTAAGATGTaataaatgtgattttttaaagtagtttttttaatagaaattgattaaaataatatttttttagtttttaaaatttatttttgacataaacatgatatattaaaatgatacaaaaatattaaaaaattaatttaaagtataaaaaatttaaaatttgataaaaaaatcagttcaatCACAGCCCAAATAGAGCCTAAATCCAGACTAGCCGccatatatttatgaaaaatgacAAACTTAAATAAGATTTTGTGATATAAAACCTCTTTTCTATAGGGATTTTACCACCCCACACACTAGAGTTTGTCATGTTAAAATCAGATTTTGTGCGTGCGCGCGCAATATAATTGGTAAGAATTAATATGGTTGTATAAAGAGTGAAATATATGTGTATACATGGAATCAGCTAATTAAAAAGGCACATTAATGATTGTCTTTATATTCGACacttattataattaatgatataaacAAATCTTCAATCAGCTATTGCAgctaaataatatataacaacGAGTGATTCGCCAAAGTGGAAGCGGTCTTTACCTCGGAAAGGGTGAGAACACACACAAATtcaatcatattaatattttcgtTAACATCCATGtctaacaaacaaacaaactatatatatatatatatatatattcctaatTTACATTACATTATGATCGATGGGGGCCTTGAGAATTGTCGTTAGTTCAAAGTCCACACGAGGCCAACTGGCTGCACAAAGATAAGAGAGATTGCAACGAAGCAGCACATAAAAAATGGTGATCGAAACATGATTTCTGACTCCGTCAAAGAACACACACGATTGGCAGCCAGCGAAATGGGGATTTATGGATTTGTTAAAGTTGAACGGTAGGCAAAGCTGCTTTAAGTCAATGTCAAGCCTGTCGATTGGCATGGACCTCGAGAAGTGAGACCTCGTACATCAACTTCAAACCATTGAGTGGTGTCGAGCTAGAACGTAAGGAACGGTTCAGCCACCCTGTATTTCTCTCGGGCTAATTGGTAAAATGACCCAGAATTATTGGTCAAGTTCTTCTTGATccataactttttaattttcttattttgattcctTAAACTATCATATTCATGCCAAATCAATGTGCGGGTTTCGTCGGGCtttctcacaaaaaaataacaaacaggGGCACGAGAAAGCATATTATTTgcgaagaaattttttttttttcaaatcattttatttaccAACTAGCCTTATTCTTGGTTGATGACTTTTAAGTTGGCCTCGGCCTTTTTTTTGACAAAGTGAAACTAGTAGCAGATAAAAGTTGACATTACTGTTTGGAGCGGTAGAAAATGGGCTCAAATCTTTCAATATGGGTGACCAGGAAGCTCACCCTCTAGTCTATGATAACTTCTCTTTTTTGTGAGTTCTGGGCTCTCTACTCCCCTCAATAGCATGACGACAATCTCCTCTTATAGATTAGCTGTGCTTCTATGAGCTTGCTTTCGATGTACTGTTCAAATATGTTTGACAAAGCAAGGGTAAAAGTTTTTTCACATTCACGAACTCCAAAGGTTTAGAATTCAATGCTAAAacatgaaagggaaaaaaaagagcagaaaaacATGAGAGAGAGTGCCAGGAACAGAAATGCCTCCACTTCTTCTACAATTAAAGGAATGATCGAAGGTGAATCATGCATGCAGGTATCCCTGCGCAGTAAGCCAAGTGCTCAAGGACCATgtcatttaatataaataacgCAGAAAAATTTTAGCATCAAACAATCAATTGAATATCATTGCTATGACAACAAAAGTTGCGAATGAAAACATCAAGAGTGAGAGTAAAACAGTAGCACCAGTTATGGCCCCATACCATGAGCATTGGCATGAACAGCTAAATGTTCCTCGAGTGAAAGTCAAATCACCAAGACAAAAGGTTCTCATCTGtcttatcatgaaaaataaaaaggaatgatAAGGAATTGCCTTGAGCCTTTATGCCTTGAGCCTGCACTCTTAATAAAGATTTTCCGGGTATTCGCCATTTAAGCCATTGTCCACAGCTTTGGCTTAGTTCCAATATTGTCCTAGCTGTAAAAAAAGTTCACCTTCTACCTTCCTTCTTAGGGTAATTAGGAACGTGAAGCCCTCTCCTTCAATTCCTGATGCAGAATATTGAAGAGAGCCTTTTTATTCCAGAAAGTCGACTGGGACACTAACTCGAAATTGCATAAGAGAGGAATGTGTAGAAAGAGGTTCAGAAGTACCAGGAGACAGGTATTAGCTTATTGTAGATAAGGTAGGTACAGGTGATCAAATTATCATAGATAAAGCTAGTCCACTCCTATTATGGAAAAAGTATATGGTACAGTTATACATGTCCGAGAGAAAACAATACACTTGCATGCAAATGTTGAAGAGAAAACAATATACTGACTAGCTTCTTGATGAATATTTGTTGGGAGATAAATTAACAATCTGTATGGAGATACagaataaatgttattttaaactGTTTGTTTAGCTTGATTCACTTGATGAATAGCTTGGATTTGTAGTTAGTTCTTCAAACACTACGGAGTGCAAGAAGcttataaaaaatgaagtcTAGTGTTTGAGCGTATAAGAGGTTGATTTTGAAGTAAGAGAATGAAGAATGGTACCTGATTCTCTAGTTTACTTTCAATTAGATTTTCGCACCATGAAATTGCCAAGGACTTCAGATTGATGGGCAACATCCCTCTTGGAATGGACTTGAGAAATGGACACCAACTAATTGGCAACTCTTCAAGAAGGCACTGACTGCTCTTACAGCCATTCATCACTGTCATCATCCCATCAGGAATTGACTCGAGTTGTGGGAACGCTGGGTTTTATCCTGCTTTGATTATCTTTGATGGTTTTATTCAAACAATCTATTATCGCGACCGTAACCgaggaaaaaaaactgttaTCAGGACAATGCCATGACAATCCTGGTCAGACAcatcaaattaaacaatgaaatgTGTTAATCAACATGCTGATTGAAAAAGATTCATTTGTCAAAGATTAAGAATGTCCAAGTTCATCACATGATCTAAACACGAGATCACAAATAAAGTACTATTTGTCAAATAAGAGCCACCAACCATGGGGTATCCAGTTAAAAAAGACAGGAGCGAGAGAGTGGCAGTTAAGGTTTGATGTCCTTTGGCAGTCCAAGCAACCACAACAATATCGCAAATAGAACCAACGCATACTCCTGTGAGGAAGCAAATTGAGCTGGGTTATGTCTGAGTCAACAATGGGTTCCATCCCTTGTCTTTCAAAGAGTTGTCTGGCGTCATGTGATGCCTGCCCAAATCCTTTTCCATGTGCAGCTATCTGCAATGATGGTTGCAATGATCAATCAGTCTAAGTTGACCATATGCCATTGATTATTCGAGTCTAAAGACAATGTGAAACGGACTTACATAACCAGTGAAGATGATTAATTGACATTTAATACAAAAGGCAGGTAACTCAGCTACCGGGAAATATTACCATGAGTGTTTATAAATGAGCAATAACTTGGCAAAACTGATTTGCTATGCAATGCCAGATTATAAGTGTGTTTTACTTCAAGTGGAGCCCCTTAAATTGAACAGTTGGTGCTGCTTCTACGTTTAGTATTTCTTACATGAAACACAGCAAAAGGTAAGTAAATTTCTGGGGGTCAGTTTTAAAGAGATTACCAGTACAAAGGCCCAATCATTGCCATGTCTGAAAGTAGACTCCATAATTCCAAGACAGCAATGAGCACAAGCAAACATGAACTCATCCTCTCCCTCAAGCAAAATCAAACCCCGAGTGATGATTATCAATTCTTCAATAGCAGGCACAAATAGAACCTAAACAAGCACTTCCAAGATTCCAGTTAAAGCTCTTAAACAAAATTCAGTACTAGATTGCATTACTCAAAGATAATCCAGAGCAATTACCTCACTGACTGTCAAATTAATGACATGCCTCATAACTTCTGCAGTCCAAGCCAATCTTAACACCGATGCAATAATGTTCAAAGGAGGAAAGTAGAAATCAAAGCTCCAATCACAACTAAAATCCACAAAGACATCCACAATAATCCAACTCTGAGCATATGATAAGTGGGTTGGGTCAAATCACAGAACTACAAAGCAGGTTCAAGCGATTTAGTCATAGTTTTGCAGCAACATCCAATCTTTTTGGTAACCCACGAGGCATATAAGCCATTGCCACTTGAAAAAGCGGTAAGACAAACTTCAGCACCATCAGTGCTGGGCCTTGGGAAGCAAATTAAGAGATAATATGAAAGGAGCATGAATCTGGGTCATTATCATTATCTAACTGCCTTTTTCCAGTGCTATACAAATGACAGTAATGCATAGTAGCAATGCTATTTCAACTTATGGTTGGTAAAACTTTAACAtcctcctctctttttctctatcACTGTCAGAAGCTTCGATGATTCCTTGAATTCCAttgaatataagaaaaaatactgGCCCAACAGCAACAATCATGATCAGGACAAACAGAAACAGAGATATTTTTTGTTGGTGTACCTTCTAGATTCAATGATGTTACTGACAACTGGTCTCAAAATGGGGAACCCAAAAATTTTTCAGATTGATAACTTGGAAATCAGAAAGAGTAACGTTGGAGGAAGCAATACAAGAAAGACAGCAAGCACATGAACACAAAATTATGCCAAATAGAGATCACGAAAACactaattcaatattttattgctagatattttctcttcaagtaGTTTACCTCTCTAGGAGGGTTACAACTCTTTTaatcaacccaaaaactaacctaaacaaactagctaacctgaaaataaaagaaa
This region of Populus trichocarpa isolate Nisqually-1 chromosome 9, P.trichocarpa_v4.1, whole genome shotgun sequence genomic DNA includes:
- the LOC7467352 gene encoding putative disease resistance RPP13-like protein 1, with the protein product MFKRNNSQLIKASKQNMTTHRQGKSICCCLLKPPSSDMDTKNEEISTRSRDLRNSTCGEIRYHRSGGKITPTTSILDGSNVYGREKDIEVVLGWLLKGEAAINGRVFVVAIGGKEGVGKTTLAQLVYNDDTVVTAFDLRAWVFDNSKDFDVVSITRTILLSVTDACNFSDNLDLLQVKLREKLSGKSCLIVLDHVCDLDSERWDLLCQPFAGSEVKIVVTTRNNSVPPIMAAMISTHQLEVLSDVDCLSMLVDHAKAKSNFDTDPKLQAIMEKIARKCKGLPRAAKHFGGRLLSTHYTEWEKI
- the LOC18102036 gene encoding uncharacterized protein LOC18102036 yields the protein MRHVINLTVSEVLFVPAIEELIIITRGLILLEGEDEFMFACAHCCLGIMESTFRHGNDWAFVLIAAHGKGFGQASHDARQLFERQGMEPIVDSDITQLNLLPHRSMRWFYLRYCCGCLDCQRTSNLNCHSLAPVFFNWIPHGLSWHCPDNSFFSSVTVAIIDCLNKTIKDNQSRIKPSVPTTRVNS